DNA from Candidatus Nealsonbacteria bacterium CG07_land_8_20_14_0_80_39_13:
AATTATGACTAAGGGGGGAGGCGGAAAAGAGAATAGAGAAGCTGAAAGATGGGGAAACTGAAGATTATTGAGAGGAAACTAAAAGAGACCTCTCAAAAAGAAAGGACTCTTTTGTTACGGTAAGCTAATTTAGCAAACCATAGACTATCACCCGAATTTAATATAAATATAGCAAATGTAAAAAGATTGTCAAGTATTTTATGGTGGAATTGTGGAAAACTTTTATCGTAAATGAGAACAGCTCCGGTGGAGCGGACGGGGATCGAACCCGCATTATTCGGGTGATAGCCGAAAGGTTTACCAATTAGCCTACCGCCCCGCTTTTCCGGAACTGTATTTTCCATCATATCATAGAAAATTTGAAAATAAAAAATCTAATATAAATGAATAAAGCGGAGGCGGAAAAGAGAATAGAGAAACTGAAAACGGTGATTAATCATCACCGCTATCTTTACCATGTCTTGGATAAACAAGAAATTTCCGAAGATGTTTTGGATTCCTTAAAGCACGAGCTTTTTTCCTTGGAACAGAAATTTCCTGATTTGATAACTCCTGATTCTCCGACCCAAAGGGTGGCTGGAAAAGCGCTTGAACAATTTGAAAAAGTCCGGCACAGCCAGCCGATGCTTTCCATAGAAGATATCTTTGTTGAAGAAGAGCTTTACGATTGGGAGAATTATTTAAAAAAACTTATCCCGCAGAATGTTGATCCGGAATACTTTTGCGAATTGAAAGTTGACGGTTTTGCCGTTTCCTTAATTTATGAAAATGGAATTCTGAAAACCGGCGCCACTCGGGGAGATGGAAAAGTAGGGGAGAATGTCACTCAAAACCTAAAAACCATCCCCAGCATCCCGATAAAACTGGAAACGGGCGAGGGCGGGCCTCGACCGCTTTCGGGCAGAGTGGAGGTGAGAGGCGAGGTTTATATGGAGAAAAAGGCCTTTGAGGCTTTTAAGCCGTTTTATTCCAATCCGAGGAATTTGGCGGCCGGCTCCATCCGCCAGCTTGACCCGAACTTGGTCGCCGGCAGGCCGTTGAAGTTCCTGGCTTACAAGCTGATTACTGATTTGGGCCAAAAAAAACATTCCGAGGAGCATCAAATTCTTTCAGCCTTGGGATTTAAAACCGACTTGGGCAAAGTCTGTAAAAACATCAGCCAGGTTCTTGATTTTCGGAAAGAAATTGTTGAAAAAAGAGAAAAATTTCCTTTTATGATTGACGGGGTGGTCATCAATGTCAATGATAATTTTTTGTTTGAAAAATTAGGAGTGGCCGGGAAAAGTCCGAGAGGGGTCAGGGCCTTTAAGTTTTCTTCCAAGAAAAATGTCACGAAAATTCTGGACATAAAAATTCAAGTCGGCAGAACCGGAGCTATTACTCCGGTTGCCAAGCTGGAGCCTGTTCAGATAGAAGGAGTGACTATCACCAGAGCCACTCTCCACAACGAAGATGAAATAAAAAGATTGGCGGTCAAAATAGGGGATACAGTTGTGGTGGAAAGGGCCGGGGATGTTATTCCGGCGGTGAAAAAAGTTTTTACTGAACTAAGAACCGGAAAAGAAAAAAGTTTTGTTTTTCCGAAAAAATGCCCTATCTGCGAGACTGAGCTGGAGAGGCCGGCGGGCGAGGTTATTTGGCGCTGTCCCAATCGGAATTGCGGAGCCAGAAAAATAAAATCCTTATACCATTTCGCTTCCAGAAAAGCTTTTAATATTGACGGGCTCGGCCCGAAAATCATCAATCAATTGTCCGACAACAATTTAGTTTCCCAGCCGGCAGATTTTTTCGCCCTGAAAGAAGGAGACCTTGTCCCGCTGGAAAGATTTGCGGAAAAGTCAGCTAAGAATTTGGTTTTGGCCATAGAGGCGAGAAAGAAAATCGGCTTGGCGGAATTTATTTATTCTTTGGGCATTAGAAATGTCGGCGAGGAAACAAGCCGAGATTTGGCTGAATATTTCAAGACATTGGAAGGATTGAAAAAAGCGCCTCTGGCTGATTTGGATAATATAAAAAATTTAGGTTCAGTGGTAAGCTCGTCTGTTTTTGATTGGTTTCATAATAAAAAGAATCTGGAAGTTATAGAGAATTTAATAAAAGCCGGCATAAGAATAACAGAGACCCGATCTCTGCAGGAAACAGAGACCCGATCTCTGCGGGAATCTCTGCGGGAATCAAGAGGGGATGGGCCCTTGCTGTCCAAGAATTTTGTTTTGACCGGAGTTTTGGAAAAGATGACTAGGGAGGAAGCGGAGAAAAAAATAAGAAGTCTGGGAGGAAAAGCACTGGATGCGGTTTCAAGAAAAACAAGTTATGTTGTTGCCGGAAGCGAGCCGGGAATGGTAAAAATAAATAAGGCCAAAGAATTGGGGGTGAGGATTATTGATGAAAAAGAATTTCTTGATATGATTAAATAATTATGGATTTTATTGTTTCTCACTTTAAACGCCTGGATTGGATACTGATAATAACAGCGATGTTATTGTCCGGCATCGGCCTTGTTTTTCTTTACAGCTCCTGCCTTGGAGGAGGGGATTTTTATGATTTTCAGAAACAATTCATTTTTCTTTTGATTGGTATTTCTTTGATGTTCGGTGCTAGTTTTTTTGATTGGAGAAATCTGAAAGAAGATTCCCGCTTAATCTTAGTTCTTTATTTTATTTGTATTGCGGCTTTGGCCGGGATACTTCTTTTCGCTCCGGAAATAAGGGGTATTAAGGCTTGGTATAAAATAGGGCCTGTTTCTTTTGACCCGATAGAAATAACAAAGATTGTTTTGGTGATTTTATTGGCCAAATATTTTTCCAACCGTCACATTGAAATGTACAGAGCGAGGCACATTATTCTTTCCGGATTTTATTTTTTGTTTCCGATTCTTCTGATTTTTTTCCATCCTGATTTGGGCTCTGTCTTAATTCTATCCGTCCTTTGGCTGGGCATGCTTATTGTTTCAGGAATTCCTCTTCGCCATTTCTTGGCCTTGCTGGCCTGCGCGGTTCTGGCCTTTTCTCTCTGCTGGGCGACTGTTTTAAAAGATTATCAAAGGGAAAGAATTTTGAGTTTTGTAAATCCGATAGACCCTTTAGGAATGTCCTGGAATCAAAATCAGGCGAAAATTGCCATCGGATCAGGAGGGGTTTGGGGCCAGGGAATCGGCAAGGGCTCCCAGACTCAATATGGATTTTTACCCGAGACTCGGACTGATTTTATCTTCGCCTCCATTGCCGAGGAAACCGGTTTAGCTGGGGTAGGGGTTTTGCTTTCTCTTTTCTTTATTTTGCTTTGGAGAATAATAAAAATTTCCCTTTTAAGCGAGAATAATTTTTCCCGGCTTTTCTCGGCCGGCATAGCCATTCTCATTGTTTCTCAAATTTTTATCCATATCGGCATGAATATCGGACTTTTGCCGATTATCGGCATCTCTCTGCCTTTTGTCAGTTATGGAGGGAGCGGTTTAATTATGTTTTTTCTGGCGATAGGCATTCTTCAGAGCATAAGAATGAGGTAAAAATTTTGTAAAAAGTTATCCACAGGAGAAGGGCTTTGAGTCCTGTTTTTTTTAAGGTAAGATATAGGGGAAAGACAATCATATCGGGTAACCGATTAAAGCGTAAATGGAGAAGGCAAAAAAAATTTTTATTTCCCTATTAGAGGCAACAAAATATTGCGACCATTCACAGGAGTATTTGAGTTTGAGGGCTAGGCAGGGGAAGCTAAAAGCGGTTAAATTTGGCAGGAATTGGGTTATGAAAAAAGAATGGCTGAACGAATACATTCAGAATTTTAATGGCAACGAAGAAGCATCAGATATTTCTACCCCTGCCCTTACATCTGTTGCATCCGCCCCTGCTTTTGAAAATAAAATTATGGAAATTCCCAAAAAAAATAATTTTTTTGATTCTTTGTTTTTGAAACTGGCGTTGGCGCCATTGGTAATGCTTTTATTTTTAGGATTGGCTGTAGCAGTTAATGACGAGTCTTATAATGAAAAAATTCTTGGTTTTATTTCTTCCGTTTCCATAAATATTTCTGAAGCAGGAGTGGCGATGTCTGAAGCGGGGACAGCGCTTAGTGATGGCGTCTATGATTTCAATCAAAATCTTGACGATGGCTTGGCTGATCTTTTTACTGATGTAAAAACTTTTGCTGAAAACACAGTTGGCGAAACTGCTGACAAGAC
Protein-coding regions in this window:
- a CDS encoding NAD-dependent DNA ligase LigA → MNKAEAEKRIEKLKTVINHHRYLYHVLDKQEISEDVLDSLKHELFSLEQKFPDLITPDSPTQRVAGKALEQFEKVRHSQPMLSIEDIFVEEELYDWENYLKKLIPQNVDPEYFCELKVDGFAVSLIYENGILKTGATRGDGKVGENVTQNLKTIPSIPIKLETGEGGPRPLSGRVEVRGEVYMEKKAFEAFKPFYSNPRNLAAGSIRQLDPNLVAGRPLKFLAYKLITDLGQKKHSEEHQILSALGFKTDLGKVCKNISQVLDFRKEIVEKREKFPFMIDGVVINVNDNFLFEKLGVAGKSPRGVRAFKFSSKKNVTKILDIKIQVGRTGAITPVAKLEPVQIEGVTITRATLHNEDEIKRLAVKIGDTVVVERAGDVIPAVKKVFTELRTGKEKSFVFPKKCPICETELERPAGEVIWRCPNRNCGARKIKSLYHFASRKAFNIDGLGPKIINQLSDNNLVSQPADFFALKEGDLVPLERFAEKSAKNLVLAIEARKKIGLAEFIYSLGIRNVGEETSRDLAEYFKTLEGLKKAPLADLDNIKNLGSVVSSSVFDWFHNKKNLEVIENLIKAGIRITETRSLQETETRSLRESLRESRGDGPLLSKNFVLTGVLEKMTREEAEKKIRSLGGKALDAVSRKTSYVVAGSEPGMVKINKAKELGVRIIDEKEFLDMIK